The following proteins come from a genomic window of Flavobacteriaceae bacterium MAR_2010_188:
- a CDS encoding putative endonuclease — MYYIYAMSSKSRNYIYVGLTKDCEARIKRHNGGREKTTKPYRPFELIFLENIDASLEEARRREKYWKSGVGKDRLRYLRDNSDTH; from the coding sequence ATGTATTATATTTATGCTATGTCTAGCAAATCTAGAAATTATATTTATGTAGGACTAACTAAGGATTGTGAAGCGAGAATTAAAAGGCATAATGGTGGAAGAGAAAAGACGACAAAACCATATCGACCATTTGAGCTTATTTTTTTAGAGAACATTGATGCTTCATTAGAAGAAGCAAGAAGAAGAGAAAAATATTGGAAGTCGGGTGTTGGTAAAGACAGACTCAGATATTTAAGAGACAACAGTGATACTCATTAG
- a CDS encoding ribose-phosphate pyrophosphokinase, translating into MHLVLPKRDNSLDNNLLVMPDTKTEAKIFACSQSQELAEKIALRFGTKLGKVITSTYSDGEFQPSYEESIRGTRIFIIGSTHPGPKNLMEMLLMIDAAKRASARHVTAVLPYFGWARQDRKDKPRVPIAAKLVAKMLEAAGATRIITMDLHADQIQGFFEKPVDHLFASTVFLPYLKSLNLSDLTIASPDMGGSKRAYAYSKALESDVVICYKQREKANIISHMELIGDVTGKNVVLVDDMVDTAGTLTKAADLMIERGAISVRAICTHPILSGDAYERLEKSKLEKLIVTDSIPLKKHSDKIHVISCADLFADVMHNVHYNKSISSKFVM; encoded by the coding sequence TTGCACCTCGTTTTACCGAAGCGAGATAATTCTTTAGATAACAACTTGTTAGTTATGCCAGATACTAAAACAGAAGCTAAGATTTTTGCATGTTCCCAAAGTCAGGAACTTGCAGAAAAAATCGCCTTGCGTTTTGGCACAAAACTCGGTAAGGTCATAACATCTACTTATAGCGATGGTGAATTTCAACCTTCCTACGAAGAGTCTATAAGAGGAACAAGAATATTCATTATTGGTTCTACCCATCCTGGGCCAAAGAATTTAATGGAAATGCTCTTGATGATCGATGCTGCTAAAAGAGCTTCTGCTAGACACGTAACTGCCGTTTTACCATATTTTGGTTGGGCAAGACAGGATAGAAAAGATAAGCCTAGGGTGCCGATTGCAGCTAAATTAGTTGCAAAAATGCTGGAGGCCGCAGGAGCAACAAGGATAATTACAATGGATCTTCATGCTGATCAGATTCAAGGTTTTTTTGAAAAACCAGTTGATCATCTTTTTGCGTCTACTGTTTTTCTTCCCTATTTAAAGAGCCTTAATTTAAGTGATTTAACGATTGCTTCCCCAGATATGGGTGGTTCTAAAAGAGCCTATGCCTATTCTAAGGCTTTAGAAAGTGATGTAGTAATTTGTTATAAGCAGCGAGAGAAAGCTAACATCATCTCTCATATGGAACTTATTGGTGATGTAACCGGTAAAAATGTAGTCTTAGTAGACGATATGGTAGACACCGCCGGAACATTGACCAAAGCCGCCGACCTAATGATTGAGAGAGGTGCTATTAGTGTTAGAGCGATTTGTACCCATCCTATCCTTTCTGGCGACGCTTATGAAAGATTGGAAAAGTCGAAACTAGAAAAGTTGATCGTTACGGATTCTATTCCTCTTAAAAAACACAGTGACAAAATACATGTTATTAGCTGTGCCGACCTTTTCGCAGATGTTATGCACAATGTGCACTACAATAAATCGATCAGTTCAAAATTTGTGATGTAA
- a CDS encoding galactokinase has translation MLKKPSSKIISKAPGRICLFGDHQDYLGLPIIACGIDRFVTIEGVENNKDVFKISLADLGKTISLPIYSENEGGTSKHLEAVIKVLKTYGCVPNKGYDLTIGGNIPINAGLSSSSAVVIAWVNFLIEAFGIDMDINAEAIAQLAYEAEVLEVNGSGGNMDQYAISSGGIIYLETDKTTVERLSTPEMSLIVGESGIAKATDGVLKDRKENAQEAISLVKAEILDFDVREADPKNIDQYLKILPKHLHPYFEAALLNFDITKTALIELRKNSPNIKNLGKLMNEHHSILKDKLDLTLPKIDDMIKASTDNGALGAKIVGSGKGGSIVAISEKKNEQSIVNAMKKAGAKDAYTTNIAPGASILNN, from the coding sequence ATGTTGAAAAAGCCGTCTTCTAAAATAATCTCAAAAGCTCCGGGAAGGATCTGTCTTTTTGGCGACCATCAAGATTACCTCGGCCTGCCGATTATAGCCTGCGGAATAGACCGATTTGTTACGATTGAAGGGGTCGAAAACAACAAAGACGTTTTCAAAATTAGTTTAGCTGATTTGGGAAAAACAATAAGTCTTCCTATTTATTCTGAAAATGAGGGTGGAACGAGCAAACATCTAGAGGCAGTAATTAAAGTCTTGAAGACTTATGGTTGTGTTCCTAATAAAGGATATGACCTTACGATTGGTGGAAATATCCCAATTAATGCAGGGCTTTCGAGTTCCTCTGCGGTAGTTATCGCTTGGGTCAATTTTTTGATTGAAGCCTTTGGAATTGATATGGACATAAATGCTGAAGCGATTGCCCAATTGGCGTACGAAGCAGAAGTTTTAGAGGTCAATGGATCCGGCGGAAATATGGATCAGTATGCCATTAGTTCAGGCGGAATAATTTATTTGGAAACTGATAAGACTACCGTTGAAAGATTGAGCACACCAGAAATGAGCCTTATCGTTGGGGAATCCGGCATTGCTAAAGCTACCGATGGCGTTCTAAAAGATCGAAAGGAAAATGCCCAAGAAGCCATTAGTTTGGTGAAGGCAGAAATTTTAGATTTCGATGTTCGTGAGGCTGATCCCAAAAATATCGATCAATATTTAAAAATTTTGCCCAAACACTTACATCCTTATTTTGAAGCTGCCTTACTTAATTTCGACATCACTAAAACGGCGCTTATTGAATTGAGAAAGAATAGTCCGAATATTAAAAATTTGGGCAAGCTCATGAACGAACATCATTCAATTTTAAAAGACAAACTCGACCTTACTTTACCTAAAATTGACGATATGATTAAAGCGTCAACTGATAATGGCGCTTTAGGAGCGAAGATTGTCGGCTCAGGAAAAGGCGGAAGTATTGTAGCAATTTCAGAAAAGAAAAATGAACAAAGCATCGTTAATGCTATGAAAAAAGCAGGAGCTAAAGATGCCTACACTACAAATATTGCCCCTGGCGCATCGATATTAAATAATTAA
- a CDS encoding riboflavin kinase / FMN adenylyltransferase, producing MKRHKLSDPYPTNPTVLTIGTFDGVHLGHQKIISRIIEVAKSKGLESTILTFFPHPRMVLQPDVEIKLLNTIDERREILKGFGVETLIIKNFTKEFADYTAEDYVKQVLLDQLHAQYMVIGYDHHFGRRRSAGIEELKQLSEIFDFEVEEISAKDIDDVSISSTKIRRALDEGDVETANSYLGYSFYITGSVVKGKGLGHTINFPTANIQIKENYKLIPKNGVYVVSASTEFGEFFGMMNIGTNPTVGGKKQSLEVNLFNFDENIYETSIKVKFLSRLRDEVKFETLDHLKLQLNSDKKSAQEYIDSIDG from the coding sequence TTGAAAAGACATAAGCTTTCTGACCCTTACCCAACAAATCCTACGGTTTTAACCATCGGCACCTTTGATGGCGTGCATCTTGGGCATCAGAAAATCATTTCAAGAATTATTGAAGTTGCAAAATCTAAAGGATTAGAATCTACCATTCTTACTTTTTTTCCGCATCCACGTATGGTGTTACAACCAGATGTAGAAATAAAATTATTGAACACTATAGATGAACGGCGCGAAATCCTAAAGGGATTTGGAGTAGAAACATTGATCATTAAAAATTTCACTAAAGAGTTTGCAGATTATACCGCAGAAGATTACGTAAAGCAAGTTCTGCTAGACCAACTCCACGCACAATATATGGTAATTGGCTACGACCACCACTTCGGAAGGCGTAGAAGTGCTGGTATTGAAGAACTAAAACAACTGAGTGAAATATTCGATTTTGAGGTTGAAGAAATTTCAGCAAAAGATATTGACGATGTCTCGATAAGTTCTACCAAAATCAGAAGAGCCTTAGATGAAGGCGACGTTGAAACCGCCAATAGTTATCTGGGATATTCATTTTACATTACTGGGAGCGTGGTAAAAGGCAAAGGTCTGGGGCACACGATTAATTTCCCGACCGCAAATATTCAGATTAAGGAAAATTATAAACTAATCCCGAAAAATGGGGTTTATGTGGTTAGCGCCAGTACGGAGTTCGGTGAATTTTTTGGAATGATGAATATTGGGACAAATCCTACCGTCGGTGGCAAAAAACAATCGTTGGAGGTGAATCTCTTCAACTTTGATGAGAATATCTACGAGACTTCAATTAAGGTGAAATTTCTAAGCAGACTGCGTGATGAGGTTAAATTTGAAACTTTGGACCATTTAAAACTTCAACTTAATAGCGATAAAAAATCGGCTCAAGAATATATAGATTCGATTGATGGATAG
- a CDS encoding Vitamin K-dependent gamma-carboxylase — protein sequence MDRVLFKHIDNSPLILFRIAFGLLIAIEGFGGIATGWVKRTLIEPSHTFTFIGFDWLQPLPGNGMLYYYAVMGILGIFVMIGFKYRYSMLAFTIMWTATYLMQKTSYNNHYYLLILLSSFMVIVPAHRYMSVDAKLNPSIKSNSMPQWCVVIFILQMFIVYSYAAVAKIYPDWLNASVPEMLMRARKDYWLVGGFLQQHWVHYAIAYFGIMFDAFIIPLLLFKKTRIWGFLAGVFFHLFNSFIFHIGIFPYMSIALCVFFFHPKTIQSIFFKRKDYYDAGEVIIPNGKNLAITLFSIYFIVQICLPLRHWFIKDDVLWTEEGHRLSWRMMLRSRSGNTTYRVVDKATDLNIPFKMTDFLTDKQIKPASSKPDMIWQFAQRLKKHYAEEGKDVKVYVNSFVGLNGEKKQRMIDPTVDLASVPWDFFEHSSWILPKKIE from the coding sequence ATGGATAGAGTGCTTTTTAAACATATAGACAATAGTCCATTGATTCTTTTTAGGATTGCTTTTGGTTTACTGATAGCTATCGAAGGTTTTGGAGGAATCGCTACAGGTTGGGTAAAACGAACGTTGATAGAACCCTCCCATACCTTCACTTTTATTGGATTTGATTGGCTTCAACCACTTCCAGGTAACGGAATGCTTTACTATTATGCCGTAATGGGAATCTTAGGAATCTTCGTGATGATCGGCTTTAAGTATCGCTATAGTATGCTGGCCTTTACTATCATGTGGACCGCCACGTATTTAATGCAAAAGACCTCCTATAACAATCACTATTATCTTTTAATTCTGCTCAGCTCGTTCATGGTGATTGTTCCCGCTCACCGGTATATGTCGGTAGACGCCAAGCTTAATCCAAGTATAAAGAGCAATTCTATGCCGCAGTGGTGCGTTGTGATATTTATCCTGCAGATGTTTATCGTATATAGTTATGCGGCAGTTGCAAAAATATACCCAGATTGGTTAAATGCATCGGTGCCAGAAATGCTGATGCGGGCGAGAAAAGATTATTGGCTTGTCGGCGGATTTCTACAGCAACATTGGGTGCATTATGCCATAGCCTATTTCGGCATTATGTTCGATGCTTTTATCATTCCACTTTTATTATTTAAGAAGACCAGGATTTGGGGATTTTTGGCGGGTGTATTCTTTCACCTTTTTAACTCGTTTATCTTTCACATTGGCATTTTCCCATATATGTCGATTGCGCTTTGTGTGTTTTTCTTTCATCCTAAAACCATTCAATCCATATTTTTTAAGAGAAAGGATTATTATGATGCAGGCGAAGTGATTATTCCAAATGGTAAAAATCTAGCCATCACTTTATTTTCAATCTATTTTATTGTTCAAATCTGTTTACCCTTAAGACATTGGTTTATAAAAGATGATGTGCTCTGGACCGAAGAAGGCCACCGCCTGTCTTGGCGTATGATGCTACGTTCTAGAAGTGGTAATACAACTTATAGAGTTGTAGATAAGGCAACCGACTTGAATATTCCATTTAAAATGACCGATTTTTTGACCGACAAACAGATTAAACCTGCAAGCTCTAAACCGGATATGATTTGGCAATTCGCCCAAAGACTTAAAAAGCATTATGCCGAAGAAGGTAAAGACGTTAAAGTCTATGTAAATAGTTTTGTGGGGCTTAATGGAGAAAAAAAACAAAGGATGATCGATCCAACGGTAGATTTAGCTTCGGTACCTTGGGATTTCTTTGAGCATAGCAGCTGGATTCTTCCAAAAAAAATTGAATGA
- a CDS encoding glucose-1-phosphate thymidylyltransferase/glucose-1-phosphate adenylyltransferase: MTDTLIILAGGASSRMKNSEGNSSLSPEEIKQANSKSKGLISIDDKGRPILDYLLFNAKKAGYEKIIFVVSDSGSGHFKELYGEKTKDNDFNGLKISYATQHIPENREKPLGTADAVFQAIEQFAELKSKEFAVCNSDNLYTINGLLKIRTQEWNNALLGYDRDALQFSSERISRFAILKLDQEDYLIDIIEKPELSNLEVFADEKGKLRVSMNIFKFNGKDLFEYFRDCPMHPVRNEKEIPSVLKNFIDKENGEIKVIPISEHVPDLTSKEDISEMKSFINKNYGQLDW, encoded by the coding sequence ATGACCGATACATTAATAATCTTGGCCGGAGGAGCATCTTCTAGAATGAAAAATTCAGAAGGAAATTCTAGTTTGAGCCCAGAAGAAATTAAACAAGCAAATAGCAAAAGCAAAGGACTGATAAGCATAGACGACAAGGGACGGCCGATTCTTGATTATCTTTTATTCAACGCTAAAAAAGCGGGATACGAAAAAATTATTTTCGTTGTGAGCGATTCCGGAAGTGGACATTTTAAAGAACTCTATGGTGAAAAAACCAAAGACAATGATTTTAATGGTCTAAAGATTTCGTATGCTACGCAACATATCCCAGAGAATAGAGAAAAGCCATTGGGCACTGCAGATGCTGTATTCCAAGCGATAGAACAATTCGCGGAGTTAAAATCCAAAGAATTTGCGGTATGTAATTCGGACAACCTTTATACCATAAATGGGTTGCTAAAAATAAGAACCCAAGAATGGAATAACGCCCTACTTGGCTATGATCGAGATGCTCTTCAATTTTCGAGCGAGCGGATTTCTCGTTTTGCGATTTTAAAACTCGATCAAGAAGATTATTTGATAGATATTATCGAAAAGCCCGAACTTTCAAATTTAGAAGTCTTTGCAGATGAAAAAGGCAAGTTGAGGGTGAGCATGAATATCTTCAAATTTAATGGTAAGGATTTATTTGAATATTTTAGGGATTGTCCGATGCATCCCGTACGCAACGAAAAGGAAATCCCTTCGGTCTTAAAGAATTTTATCGATAAAGAAAATGGGGAAATTAAAGTAATACCAATTTCCGAACATGTACCAGATTTAACCTCTAAAGAAGATATTTCAGAAATGAAATCCTTCATCAACAAGAATTACGGACAACTTGATTGGTAA
- a CDS encoding LSU ribosomal protein L25P has product MKSITINGSKRESVGKKATKALRNAGEVPCVLYGGDKPVHFSAPELAFSKLVYTPSAHTVVIAVEGGETFDAIIQDIQFHPVTDRILHIDFYQLFEDKEITMEIPVHIIGSSKGVLNGGVLRKNNRKLRVKALPSKLPDYLEADITPLKIGGKLYVTDLENEDYTIMHTDNTVVCMVKTARAAIVELGDEEEEDVEGAEGEETDASDVPATETDDVAAVKE; this is encoded by the coding sequence ATGAAATCAATTACAATCAACGGATCTAAAAGAGAAAGCGTGGGCAAAAAAGCAACAAAAGCCTTACGTAATGCTGGAGAGGTTCCTTGCGTACTATACGGAGGAGACAAGCCAGTTCATTTTTCAGCACCAGAACTTGCATTCTCTAAACTAGTGTACACTCCAAGTGCGCATACAGTTGTGATTGCTGTGGAAGGTGGCGAAACTTTTGATGCTATCATCCAAGACATTCAATTTCATCCTGTTACCGATAGGATTCTTCACATTGACTTTTATCAGTTATTTGAAGATAAAGAAATCACTATGGAAATTCCGGTTCATATCATCGGGTCTTCTAAGGGTGTATTGAACGGTGGTGTATTAAGAAAAAACAACCGTAAATTAAGGGTGAAGGCATTACCTTCTAAGTTACCAGATTATTTGGAAGCAGATATTACCCCTTTAAAAATCGGAGGTAAATTATATGTTACTGATTTGGAAAATGAGGACTACACCATTATGCATACTGATAATACAGTAGTATGTATGGTTAAAACTGCTAGAGCAGCAATTGTTGAACTTGGCGATGAAGAAGAGGAAGATGTTGAAGGAGCTGAAGGAGAAGAAACAGATGCTTCTGATGTACCAGCAACAGAAACAGATGATGTAGCTGCAGTAAAAGAATAG
- a CDS encoding peptidyl-tRNA hydrolase, with protein MLDFFKSIFGFSKTKVEEPNIDAMKKFLIVGLGNIGDEYKETRHNIGFKIVEYLAEKEEVNFSPDKLGDTASFRFKGRQFIMLKPSTYMNLSGKSVVYWMQKENIPMENLLVITDDLNLSFGTIRVKTKGSDGGHNGLKDIQNKLQTTDYNRFRFGISDAFSKGRQVDYVLGEWDEDERSKLKERLEKSSEVIKSFGTAGINNTMNQFNGT; from the coding sequence ATGTTAGACTTCTTTAAATCTATTTTCGGGTTTAGTAAAACCAAAGTCGAAGAGCCAAATATTGATGCTATGAAAAAATTCTTGATTGTTGGTCTGGGTAATATTGGCGACGAGTATAAAGAAACCAGACACAATATCGGTTTTAAGATCGTGGAATATTTGGCTGAAAAAGAAGAAGTAAATTTCAGCCCAGATAAATTAGGAGATACTGCAAGCTTTAGATTCAAAGGACGACAGTTTATTATGTTAAAGCCAAGCACCTATATGAACTTAAGTGGCAAATCTGTCGTATACTGGATGCAGAAAGAAAATATCCCCATGGAAAATCTTTTGGTAATTACCGACGACCTTAATCTGTCTTTCGGAACTATTAGGGTAAAGACCAAAGGAAGCGATGGCGGACATAATGGCCTTAAGGATATTCAAAATAAACTACAAACTACTGATTACAATCGTTTTAGGTTTGGTATTAGCGATGCTTTTAGCAAGGGGCGACAGGTCGATTATGTTTTGGGTGAGTGGGATGAAGATGAGCGATCAAAACTTAAAGAAAGATTAGAGAAATCTAGTGAAGTCATTAAATCATTTGGCACGGCAGGCATCAATAATACCATGAACCAGTTTAATGGAACCTAG
- a CDS encoding Na+/proline symporter, whose translation MVTLSTLDYILIFGFFSITLIIGFLVSKKSGRNTSEFFLSGRSMPWWLLGVSMVATTFSTDTPNLVTDIVRTNGVSGNWVWWAFLVTGLLTVFVYAKLWRKSNVNTDLEFYELRYGGKPASFLRKFRAIYLGVFFNVITMAGVTLAAIKIGSVMLGLEPWQTVLSAGLITVIFSAVGGFKGVVYTDFILFFTAMFGAIGAAYYLVNIPEVGGIHELMTNENVTSKLSILPDFSNKKALITLLIIPLAVQWWSSWYPGAEPGGGGYIAQRMLAAKDENHAIGATFFFNIMHYALRPWPWILVALASLVVFPDLASIQEAFPNITADKLGHDLAYSAMLTKLPSGLLGLVLASLVAAYMSTISTQLNWGSSYIVYDFYKQQVNPEASEERLVAVGRISTVILMILSAILALALQNALQLFQILLSFGAGTGLIFILRWFWWRINAWSEITAMFASGIIAILLEVTDLRNHLFGDTGFFEDYMEYPLIVLLTTIIWLAATFMTQPESKEVLYSFYRKIQPGGPGWQRVIVQAKAEDILIKNSTKKWSVPSGIYAMIVGCVLIYSIMFATGNWIYGRTTTAIILTAAAIVSGIVLSFIWKNIREDVL comes from the coding sequence ATGGTAACTCTAAGTACGCTAGATTATATTCTAATCTTTGGTTTTTTCTCGATTACACTTATTATCGGTTTTTTAGTTTCAAAGAAATCGGGACGAAATACCTCGGAGTTTTTTCTTTCTGGACGTTCTATGCCCTGGTGGTTACTTGGAGTTTCTATGGTTGCCACCACATTTTCTACGGACACCCCTAATTTGGTAACCGATATTGTAAGAACAAATGGTGTTTCTGGTAACTGGGTCTGGTGGGCGTTTTTGGTGACTGGTTTACTTACCGTATTTGTTTACGCAAAACTATGGCGTAAGTCTAATGTAAACACAGACCTAGAATTCTATGAACTTCGGTACGGAGGAAAACCTGCGAGTTTTTTAAGGAAGTTCCGTGCGATTTATCTCGGCGTATTTTTTAATGTTATCACCATGGCAGGGGTAACTCTTGCCGCTATTAAAATCGGTAGCGTAATGCTTGGTCTAGAACCATGGCAAACTGTTTTAAGCGCTGGATTGATTACTGTAATTTTTAGTGCAGTTGGAGGATTTAAGGGAGTTGTATACACCGATTTTATATTATTTTTTACAGCAATGTTCGGCGCAATTGGAGCGGCCTATTATTTAGTAAATATTCCTGAAGTAGGTGGTATACATGAGTTGATGACTAATGAAAACGTTACCTCTAAACTTTCGATTTTACCCGATTTTAGTAATAAAAAAGCATTGATTACGCTATTGATTATTCCGCTTGCGGTACAATGGTGGAGCTCATGGTATCCCGGAGCTGAACCAGGCGGGGGAGGATATATCGCTCAAAGAATGTTGGCTGCAAAAGACGAAAACCATGCGATTGGCGCAACATTTTTCTTCAACATAATGCACTACGCATTAAGACCGTGGCCTTGGATTTTGGTAGCGCTTGCTTCTCTAGTGGTTTTCCCGGATTTAGCGAGTATCCAAGAGGCATTCCCAAATATTACTGCGGATAAATTGGGACATGATTTGGCCTATTCTGCCATGTTGACCAAATTACCAAGCGGATTGCTAGGTCTGGTATTAGCATCATTGGTGGCAGCCTATATGTCTACTATTTCTACCCAACTAAACTGGGGTTCTAGTTATATTGTTTATGATTTCTATAAACAACAGGTAAATCCTGAAGCTTCCGAAGAACGGTTGGTAGCAGTAGGAAGAATTTCGACCGTAATTTTGATGATTTTAAGTGCGATACTTGCCTTGGCGCTTCAGAATGCTCTTCAGTTATTTCAGATTCTATTGAGTTTTGGAGCTGGTACCGGACTGATTTTTATTTTAAGATGGTTTTGGTGGCGCATCAATGCTTGGAGCGAAATAACCGCGATGTTTGCTTCGGGCATCATTGCAATCTTACTTGAAGTTACAGATCTAAGAAACCATCTCTTTGGAGATACAGGATTTTTTGAAGATTATATGGAATACCCGCTCATCGTACTTCTAACTACCATTATTTGGTTAGCGGCAACCTTTATGACCCAGCCCGAAAGCAAAGAAGTGCTTTATTCATTTTACAGAAAAATACAGCCCGGAGGCCCAGGTTGGCAAAGGGTTATCGTTCAAGCGAAAGCAGAAGATATTCTTATTAAAAATTCAACCAAAAAGTGGAGCGTGCCATCTGGGATATATGCCATGATTGTTGGATGCGTACTTATTTATAGTATAATGTTCGCCACTGGCAACTGGATCTACGGAAGGACCACCACTGCAATAATCCTTACCGCTGCCGCGATTGTATCTGGGATTGTTTTGTCATTTATTTGGAAGAATATTCGCGAAGACGTTTTATAG
- a CDS encoding Por secretion system C-terminal sorting domain-containing protein, protein MNKFFISTLILFLFIGIQSFGQKSYSTENLKRSEDGIIRCLTDQNTEYLQKRNPDYKKIKNLQEKISKQRNLKVSGVAEVIRIPVVVHVINNGEAIGSGTNISDAQVISQIRVLNEDFRRISGTRGFNTHPDGADTEIEFYLAKEDPNCNPTTGIDRINLSNLSTSWSGPGGNTDNVLKPQTIWDSNRYMNIWTVKFSDNDNLGFAQFPGGSDTTDGIVISYDSFGSIDTAGVVLSPPYNLGRTTTHEVGHYFGLYHTFNGKSCTGTGDFADDTPPTNVENYGCPTTIPDSCPGGDDDMIENYMDYSDDICMNIFTNDQAAIMRSYLDDQEFRLTLANSNISDTPPSEIQFDTSVTLLNLNTDNCIGEITPKIKLANYGTSTLTSTTILYQINGGVVQEYNWSGSLAQNQSTIISLPTQNPPEGDNVFLVKLDRDSSDDRDCNNEDANNFEITPAYQNINQIVFTLLTDDYSEETSWELKDSSGTILYSDSYNSGADNNKLFTETFNIAQDQCYTFTIYDSESDGICCTYGEGYYQLATPAGAIIKRGGEFAGIETTTISTIERVVDPGTSNEKIRIYPNPTLINFKIDLVSGEKLPKNYQIFNSLGQLMLDAKIQTEDDLIVNTVALSNGIYFLRIYRTDKTTVIPFIKK, encoded by the coding sequence ATGAATAAATTTTTTATTTCGACCCTTATCCTTTTTCTATTTATCGGAATACAGTCCTTTGGACAGAAATCTTATTCAACCGAAAATCTTAAACGTTCTGAAGATGGCATCATCCGTTGCCTGACTGACCAGAATACAGAATATCTTCAAAAGCGCAATCCTGATTATAAGAAGATTAAAAACCTTCAAGAGAAAATATCAAAGCAAAGGAATTTAAAAGTATCTGGAGTTGCTGAGGTTATAAGAATTCCTGTTGTTGTTCATGTAATCAATAACGGCGAAGCAATAGGCTCTGGCACTAACATTTCTGATGCCCAGGTTATTTCACAAATACGGGTTCTTAATGAAGACTTTAGAAGAATTTCGGGTACTCGCGGTTTTAATACCCATCCTGATGGCGCGGATACGGAAATTGAATTCTATTTAGCTAAAGAAGATCCCAATTGTAACCCAACGACCGGTATTGATCGTATTAATTTATCGAACCTTAGCACATCTTGGTCGGGACCTGGTGGAAATACCGATAATGTTTTAAAGCCTCAAACTATTTGGGACTCTAACCGCTACATGAACATCTGGACGGTGAAATTTTCTGATAACGACAATTTGGGTTTTGCCCAATTTCCCGGTGGATCAGATACGACCGACGGTATTGTGATTTCGTACGATTCTTTTGGGTCTATCGATACAGCAGGTGTAGTTCTTAGCCCGCCATATAATTTAGGTAGAACGACCACCCATGAAGTTGGTCATTATTTTGGTCTTTACCACACCTTCAACGGTAAAAGTTGTACCGGTACAGGCGACTTCGCAGACGATACTCCGCCAACAAATGTTGAAAATTATGGCTGCCCAACGACGATTCCTGATTCTTGCCCGGGAGGCGATGATGATATGATTGAAAACTATATGGATTATAGTGATGATATCTGTATGAACATTTTCACCAATGACCAAGCCGCGATTATGCGCTCTTATTTGGATGACCAGGAATTTAGATTAACATTGGCAAATTCTAATATTTCTGATACGCCTCCGAGTGAAATACAATTCGACACTAGCGTAACTCTGTTAAACCTTAATACCGATAATTGTATTGGTGAAATAACGCCAAAGATTAAATTGGCAAACTACGGAACATCCACCTTAACTTCTACCACTATTCTTTATCAAATAAATGGAGGTGTGGTACAAGAATATAATTGGTCTGGATCCTTAGCCCAAAATCAGTCTACCATTATTTCACTGCCAACTCAAAATCCACCGGAAGGAGACAATGTCTTTTTGGTAAAATTAGATAGAGATAGTTCAGATGACCGCGATTGCAATAATGAAGATGCCAATAACTTCGAGATAACGCCAGCCTATCAAAATATTAATCAAATAGTTTTCACCTTGTTAACTGACGATTATAGTGAGGAAACAAGCTGGGAATTAAAGGATAGCTCAGGAACCATTCTATATTCTGATAGTTATAATTCTGGAGCAGATAATAATAAACTATTTACCGAAACCTTTAATATTGCTCAGGATCAATGTTACACATTTACTATTTACGATTCAGAAAGTGATGGAATTTGCTGTACTTATGGCGAAGGCTATTATCAACTTGCCACTCCCGCAGGAGCAATTATTAAAAGAGGTGGTGAATTTGCGGGCATTGAGACGACCACAATCTCTACCATAGAAAGAGTTGTAGACCCCGGAACTTCAAATGAAAAAATAAGGATTTACCCTAACCCAACCTTAATCAACTTTAAGATTGATTTGGTCTCGGGTGAAAAGCTTCCTAAAAATTATCAGATTTTCAATTCTCTTGGACAGTTAATGCTCGATGCAAAAATACAGACCGAAGACGATTTAATCGTGAATACAGTTGCGCTTAGCAACGGGATCTATTTTCTTAGGATTTACAGGACGGATAAGACCACGGTAATCCCGTTCATCAAAAAATAA